The DNA region ATAATCACGTGAAGTTTAGCAATTGAGTGATTAGTAGTTTGGTTTCACCTGGAGGGACATAGCCAATGGTGCCTCTCAATCCAAGTGAGTTGCTTCTGTCAGCCAAGCACCTCCGCATTCCTTCGGGGAGGAGCTTGGCGAGCCCGAAATCGCCAACAtgagccaccatctcctcgtccAGGAGAATGTTGCTAGGCTTTAGATCGCAGTGGACCACTGGTGGTTTGCAATTGTTGTGAAGATAATCCAATGCTTCAGCGACATCGATTCCTATGTTCAGCCTCTGTGTCAGGCTTAGATTTCTTGCATGTTGATGCTGATCTTCTTCAAGCTGAGGGTGCAGCCACCTGTCTAAGCTCTTGTTGGGCATGAATTCGAAGACTAAGGCCTTGAAGTCGTCGCCGTTCATGTCGATGCTTGAGCAGCAGGTTATGATCTTGATGAGATTCCGATGGCGGATGCGATTTAAAGCCTCGCATTCCGTTAAAAAACTCTGAGAGGATCCCAATTGTTGGAGGTCGAACACCTTCACGGCAACAGTTCTGTTCTCGCGATCCAGAGTCGCTTTGTACACCGCGCCATAGCTTCCTCTGCCGATTAGATTGGTAGCATCGAATCCTGCTGTAGATCTCGACAACTCAGCATACGATATCATTGGGTACTGGGTATCCAAGCCAGAAGACAATGGTGTCGATTGCAAGTTTTTGCTCTTCCTCCGGTAAATAAGAACAAAGATGATGATCAACAACACGAAACAGAGACTGGAACCAGCGGTCAGAAGCGGAACCAATTTGGACTTTTTTCTTTCAAGATGCTGCGTGGGGCATGCAGGCAAGTGGAGTTCTTGAATGCCCCCACAGAGTTCATTGTTGCCGGCAATGGAAATGTTAAAAATGCTCTGGAAGACACCTTTGGTCGGAACTGGACCCTCCAAGCGGTTGAAAGAGAGATCAATTGCATATAAAAAGCTCAAGTTTTGAAAGAACAGTGGAATGCCGCCTGACAAATCATTGTGCGAAATATACAACTCTTCTAGCCCTTCGATGGAGCTCAATTTCCGTGGAATCTCGCCAGACAAGTTATTTTTCGACAGATTTAGGCCCCTGAGTCCGACTATGTTGCCGAGCGAAGAAGGTATAGTCCCTTGTAATAAGTTGTCGTCCAAGGTCAAGTACTCCAGTGACTCACAGTCTCCGATTGTGCTTGGTATCTCGCCTTCCAATCTATTACTAGACACAGAGAAAGTTCTTGCATTCCTCAAGTTTCCTACCTCCAAAGGAATCGGTCCTATGAGTAAATTAGAGCTCAAATCAATGGCGTGTGACAGAAAGGGTAAATCGACAACTTCTTTCGGTATGGCACCGTCGAGAAAATTATTGGACAATGATAAATCCGTCAGGTGTTGCAGGCGTCCAAGTGTTTCTGGAATTGTGCCTCGCAATGCGTTGAAGGACGCATAGAGAAAGAACAGTAGTGTGAGATTACCGAGAGAAGGTGGTATGTGCCCAGAGAGGCTGTTGCCTTCCAACTCCAGGATCTGCAACTGTCGGAGACGGCCAATCCCTTCCGGAATGCCGCCGATTAAGTGGTTATTGCTCAGTATGAGTGTTTCCAAGCCCACCAGGTTTCCGATCGCCGGCGGTATGCTACCTGAGATCAAATTTTCCGACATGTACAACTCTCGAAGTTTCTCGGATAAATTGGCGACGAGAGGTGGCAGTGACCCACCGAAGTTGTTTGATTGGAGGTAGACATTCTCTAATTTGGAACAATTGGTCAATGAAGCTACGAAATCCCAGTCATTAGCGGTTTGTGCTTCAAAGCGGTTCCAGCCAATGTTGAACCAGGTGAGGTTTGCTAATCTTCCAATGTTTGGAGGCAAGCGCCCACTGAAATTGTTGTGTTCGAGTTCCAATGTTTCGAGGTCGGAGCAGTTGGTGATGGAAGATGGACATGGTCCGCTGAACTTATTCCCGCCCAATAAAAGCCTTCGCAGATTGCGGAGCTTGCTTCCGAAGTCAGCCGGAAGTTCCCCGGACAATTGGTTCATCGTCATGGCGAGGGTTCGCAGAGAGGTCAAATTGTAGAGCGAAGTAGGGATGCTACCTGTGAGGTTGTTGGCGGAAAGATATAGACGTTGGAGTCGGGCAAGTCGGTCCAGGCCTTCCGGGATGACACCCTCTATGTGGTTATAGTAAATCGCCAGGACTTCGAGGGATGAGGCATTGGCGAGTGATGTAGGTATGACTCCTGTGAGGCTATTGTTGCTGAGATAAAGATCAGTAAGTCTCTTGAAGGAGCCGAGCCAGGGCGGAACAGATCCCACGAATCGATTGCTATCCAGGCTTATTATTCTCAGCTCCGAGCAATTGAACAACTCGAAAGGGATCTTCCCCCCGAGGGAGTTGAACTTGAGGACGAGGTGCCGCAAGCGGCGGAGGCGGCCGATGGAGGAAGGGATGCCGCCATGTAGTGAGTTGTTGTTGAGGAAGATGCTTCGGAGGAAGGAGAGGTTGCCGATGGAAGGGGAGATCTGGCCCGTGAGCCCGGAAGCGGTGAGATTTATGAACGTCACCCTCTCCGGGTGCCTGCGGCCGCATGTCACTCCCTGCCACGTGCAGAAATGGGAGCTTTGGTTCCACGACGGCAGTGCGGTGCCTCCTCCATCGAGCTTCTCTTTGAAAGCCAGCAGAGCCTCCCCATCGCCTTCCGGCCGCGGAGAGATCGTTGCCTTTGTCGTGACCGACGCGAACAAGAGGGAGATGAGAGCTGCGAGTGCGCCCAGCGGAGACATTAGCCTCTGGTTTAACGTCCGATCGAGGAAGACACCGGCCAGAAGGAAAGACCACGACGGCAAGTAATGTCAAAGCCTGAACATTAAATGCCATCTTTAGAAAGTCAAAAaccatcaacacacatcaaatCGCCCTGGGACCCTGGGTTGATAAAATTGGCATCTGCGTGGGTAATTCTTCTAATTAAATTTCAACTGATTCCACCCCTCTGACACTCTCTCCATCCGAccccatttatttatttttaccttTATATCCTTTCCTATTCTCCTCCACGTTTTATTTTatcttattaatttttatttttttttatcaattttattcttttctataattttttttattatatatttataatctttaatttattttttaatttacacAGGCTTTTCGACCCTCTATTATTTATCTTTATGTCATTTttcttatttcattttttttattttttattaattattttcttgGCAAGAATATtatgttattttttatatttgtaaTATGAGATCGGATCCTCCCTCTGTCCCTAATTTTCTATCTCCATATCCCATTCATCATTTCCAGCTCACTATCGATGGCCTTTGGTCGTCGTCTCGATCAGAACTATATCCTAGGAGAAAGGTGAACCCAGGGGGGTCTTCATCAGCACGATCGACGTCGAAATTCGACCGAATTTGAGAAGGGACTCGGATCGATGGTGAAGGAAAGTCTGCTCAAATTTGATCGAATTTCGGTGCTGATCGTGCCGATGATGATCTCACTGCGTTGACCTTCCCTTATGATATAGTTTTAATCAGGACGACGACCAGAGGCCACAGGCGGTAGGCTGGAGCGATGAATGGGACATGGGGACAAGTGATATTGGGATAGAGGGTTcgatcttttataatttttttttgtattttttaataGTAGATTTTAGAggttattatttgtaaaaaatttaaaagtaaaatatggataaaaaataaaaaaaattgatgaaaaaaataataaataaaaaaataaaactaaagaagtaaataatttttttttaaaaaataaaagtaaagaagtaaataaaattgaaaaaaataaaataacttattattaaaaaaaaagggtAAAAGATCATTTAAAAGTAAATACTTACtatcaaataattaaataatattattttatactaatattatttattttataaaaattttaatttaaaaataaataaaaattagattATTAATAGTTATGTTGCGAGAATGCAAAGGTGGATAAATGTAATTGTGATTTTGTTTAGAGAATCGATAAATTAATGTGACTATATCGATATGTAGAAGAGTCAAAATAGATAGATTAATATATTATGATATAAAAAAGATCAAAACGAGAAAGTTACAGTAAAAATTAGAGAGAAAGCGGGAGAAGTGAATAATGAAGAATTGATGAGAATTGAGATGGTAAAAAGAAGTAACATAAATAGTAAAAATTAGATTATGCTAGTTGAGAAAGATAAGAagctaaaattattaataatccttaaattattttctatataaaaataaaaaataaaaaataaagaataaaagaTATTAACATAACTTAATGTTAGACTTCCCAAGATGAAATCAATTAAGAATTGGTTATTAAACGATaccgattattattattattattattattattattattattattattattatgtctgCCCAtcctaatttatttttattttttaaaatattataactATGTGAATTATAATATTTATGAGATTATAACAATTATATGGTTTATCGTGGACCTAAGtttttatagatttatttttagacTCTATTCAAAAGATTTTATACCGATAAAAATATCTTTCATCTCACCTAGGGTTCACTTTTCCAAGATTTCTACCAAGTGTTTACTCCCACGATTTCAGTCAAACATTTGGTCATTCTTGATCTGTTTGAACTTTTTACCACCTAGGATTTactccctaggattttcaccaagCATCTAATCATTctaaccttcttggacttttcctccAAGATTTCTACTAAGCATTTGGTCTTTGAGTTGCTTGAACTTTTTACTTAGATTTCACTCTTTTAGGAGCTCCCATCTCTTTTGTTAAAAGTCACTATTCCACCCATAATACTCGATTTGGACCAtaactctaataccacttattaggataaaaaaaatttacatatcTCTATTGATCTTGTTTAAAATCCGAGTCAGATGGACCGCCggatgaggtggatggaatgttgactgaATCATGATGTCTTGGAAGGGGGGTATATTGAGGTGGTTTCAGTTGGTGCAgcaggaccggcaagaggggagggtgaattgcctacaaaaagaaaataccctcctcgttctttcaactctaaaacaacaataataataaaataaaataacagaaaagaagagacaagaaatttaacttggttacaacctaggtggttgttaatccaatgcagttgaaaagctccactagaaatatctccttcactgtaggcggagaagtcttttacacactaagaaaactctaagagttgctaggaattgaatactgagttgaatgattatttcctagctccaagggcctttatatagctcctggaaattctatctcgagtcttgagggcgcctccaaaggggttgagagtgcctccaaggggataagcggataaagctttatccgcatGCCAATGGGCACAAACACTGGGTTGagggtgttaggatgtatactaaaagcctagcttttggtataaacatttatctagaaataagaatcacattggtcaaatgtctacatttatgataaatgtagttgttcaattaatttatattgtagataacatggtatgtggtgtcacacacagaggatcatgttatcagtaccttataaattataaacagtagctcatgaccaagatggaaaggaacaaaccattggaaggtcgtagtgtaattaggtatcagtttatcttaactatataattacactagtacacttagagtgtattgagtaggatcattagaggtcgtttcttttatactgactttataaaggaacaaagacctcagttattatggaagtgtgtgctcttaatcctaatataataacaagcacatatatttgatatttatttctttaatttatcaatgggtgagatttagttcgataaatcaataagcccgataagttgggaaatgatatcacttatagtgtgtgttgttgattatagaagggaactgtgtcctagtaatctaggttgagaatgtccccaagaggagcttataaggattgtcatgttaaaccctacaggtggatttagtccgacatgacgatgaagttgagtggtactactcttggagctagatattaattaagtgagttgtcagtaacttacttaattagtggacatttgttatcttaaacacagggagactaacacactcataataagaaggagcccaaaatgtaatttgggattggtgcggtagttcaataatagttctttagtggaatgaattattattgataaaattaagttgtgtgttcgaggcgaacacgggaagcttaattttatcgggagatcaaaaccaattcctcctctcggtccctatcgtagcctcttgtatatagagatttatacccaccacatacccaccttcttacccatccaatggggtcggccaagctagcttggaacccaagctagggccagccaagaccaagtggatgagccaagttggtggtcggccaaagcttgggtcccaagcttaggtggccggccactagaatattaaaaaggatttttattaaaattatgtcttatgtggatatcatggttttaaaaaagagtttaaaaattaaaaatttccttttatagctttctacaaaagattaagagaagagattaatatctttccttatttgtagattaaaaggatggttttaattttttgtaaaaactttccttatttataaatcatctacatgtttaaaaaagagtttaaaatttgaaatctttccttatttgttgattaaaaggtggattttaaattttaagaaaactttcctttttaaccatgttcatgatttaaaaaagagtttaaaaattaaatattctcttttataagtttctacaagagattaagaaaagatttgatatctttccttatttgtagattaaaagagattttaatttttagagataactttatttttatccacatgtttaaaagaaagattttaatttattaaatttcctttttattaaccaatcatgaaggaaaaaattattggagaaattttttataaatttccggaagcaaataaggaagttttaaattttatttgtttggagattttattagtggccggtcattgtaaattgaaaagagaaagttgtttttaattaaataaattttccttttcaatggcaaaagaattaaggaagtttttattaaattttccttatttgccaagaccaaagattataaaagagagggtagaggaggTTTCATGGCGAACGActttattattcttttcctccctctcttccttggtggccgacctcttcttcttctctcttctccttcttgtggatgaaccatcttgttctcttagagtccttgtggtggccggatctagcttggagaaaaggagagaaaggaggcttccctcttgcatcccttggagcttggtggtggtggccgaacctcatcctttcttggagtcatgtggtggccgaaccttgcaaagaagaagaaggtgccttggtggttctcgtctcggaagatcgttgcccacacaacgtccgggattagaagaggaatacggtagaagatcaagaggtcattatctactaagtaaggtataactaatatagttttccgcatcatgttagttttatctccatgtaaaaataccaaatacaagaggcatgtgattctagtattttgaattagttttcgatgatgtatttttttgtttttctttttcttgtgatttgattgttccttttggttgacctaaagttatttaaggaaattaaatattaggtttccttaaaaggctttgtctaggcggtggtagttgttcccatatccaagaaggccatgtgcctcgccatgcagtcctggaaaccaattttggaaattaatatttaatggaattaataacgtaggtgatttggatcgaacgtgttaagttccgcaggagatccaagtctaaacctaaaagaacaaatagattaaactttggatcaaacatgttaagttccgcaggcgatccaagtttaatttaaaagaacacatggtagctaggaaaaggttcagacctttgtacaaaatttttgtatagtagaaccattaggttttccgagtagcaaccaacaattggtatcagagttagggttttgcctctgtgtatttggtattagtttaattatgcacatatcatacataatttaggcaggataatagtaggatgtgctaactttgtggatgcaagatccaactattatggcttatagatattgtgtgtgtgattggacccttggacatgtcaagggcattttattgtgtgtgcatgattgtattataaaatacagcaggagctgtatttagttttattaggattttattttttgatctagttacatatacattccttttatggaatataggatcgatggatgtaaattttattttatgttcgatctagtttacatgtacattccttcgaggaatataggatcgaaaaatgtaaaattctatttatgtcgcggatcgaatcttgcaaggcgtggaaccttttgaggaccagaggcacagcggaacaaggagcaagatggatgcgacaactagacccggtggcggtggccaaagatggcagcagctagggttggcgacacacggaggacagcaatagataaaagccataatagttgaaaattagtttttctatttattgctttttatgctgtgttgtgtgtgcttgttagtatgcatgttaagtaggctagcatagtcaaaattcctcactttaaataactaagtgggagagggatttatttttaaataaattccacggtctccattactggtttataagtgatgcaacaagcttgcgcgttggctctgagtgccttcctccatatcggatgagcttgtttgcggatcactagattaaacttccattttggatgactataggaagttaattaagagcgtgtgatcttccccatcggaaggggaacaatcttattaatggacttagtgtcaagtaatggtatacacttaggcacgtctaatagtatcctccccatcagagtcactgctaccaactattaatttgtcaaataaataggttgacaagataataaaattaaaaactcctcttacaaatgtttgattttctatacgtccacactatcgtggcatacaaaactcacggtgtttgaggtaattttattttgtcataaagatttattgacaagataattaatgggtaaaaccctcctcttacaaatgtttaaattttgtatacgtccacactatcgtggcatgcaaaattcacggtgtttgaggtgttggtgaatttaaataatattgtttgaggaatcaatgttattttaaattcaaaaggttttgaccaaatatttgatcaaagacagatcaactattaattttattcatcataaagtaaagttgacgagataataaaattaatggataaaatctcctttttgattttgtatacgtccacactatcgtgccatacaaaattcatagggattttaaagaattgatcttgaccaaatatttttgtgattcttaggattaaaaatgtttgtcaattccctagttgttatgttaagtatggaaaaaaaaaaacaaatacagCCACACCCATCCACGTGCACACACCCTCCCCCATACCCCCTccttttttc from Zingiber officinale cultivar Zhangliang chromosome 4B, Zo_v1.1, whole genome shotgun sequence includes:
- the LOC121975726 gene encoding probable LRR receptor-like serine/threonine-protein kinase At3g47570 — its product is MSPLGALAALISLLFASVTTKATISPRPEGDGEALLAFKEKLDGGGTALPSWNQSSHFCTWQGVTCGRRHPERVTFINLTASGLTGQISPSIGNLSFLRSIFLNNNSLHGGIPSSIGRLRRLRHLVLKFNSLGGKIPFELFNCSELRIISLDSNRFVGSVPPWLGSFKRLTDLYLSNNSLTGVIPTSLANASSLEVLAIYYNHIEGVIPEGLDRLARLQRLYLSANNLTGSIPTSLYNLTSLRTLAMTMNQLSGELPADFGSKLRNLRRLLLGGNKFSGPCPSSITNCSDLETLELEHNNFSGRLPPNIGRLANLTWFNIGWNRFEAQTANDWDFVASLTNCSKLENVYLQSNNFGGSLPPLVANLSEKLRELYMSENLISGSIPPAIGNLVGLETLILSNNHLIGGIPEGIGRLRQLQILELEGNSLSGHIPPSLGNLTLLFFLYASFNALRGTIPETLGRLQHLTDLSLSNNFLDGAIPKEVVDLPFLSHAIDLSSNLLIGPIPLEVGNLRNARTFSVSSNRLEGEIPSTIGDCESLEYLTLDDNLLQGTIPSSLGNIVGLRGLNLSKNNLSGEIPRKLSSIEGLEELYISHNDLSGGIPLFFQNLSFLYAIDLSFNRLEGPVPTKGVFQSIFNISIAGNNELCGGIQELHLPACPTQHLERKKSKLVPLLTAGSSLCFVLLIIIFVLIYRRKSKNLQSTPLSSGLDTQYPMISYAELSRSTAGFDATNLIGRGSYGAVYKATLDRENRTVAVKVFDLQQLGSSQSFLTECEALNRIRHRNLIKIITCCSSIDMNGDDFKALVFEFMPNKSLDRWLHPQLEEDQHQHARNLSLTQRLNIGIDVAEALDYLHNNCKPPVVHCDLKPSNILLDEEMVAHVGDFGLAKLLPEGMRRCLADRSNSLGLRGTIGYVPPEYGEGSPVSTSGDVYSFGVLLMELLTGKSPLDDMFKDGLTLPTLVETRGALEIVDPASLLHENGTNSSNSIEECSISLARIGLACTKRMPGDRIRMSDIVAQLRGIRNLFV